A section of the Anabaena cylindrica PCC 7122 genome encodes:
- a CDS encoding serine/threonine protein kinase: MIGKLLDHRYQVIRILAKGGFGQTYIAQDTRRPGNPICVVKHLKSASTDPKIFETAKRLFNSEAETLEKLGNHDQIPRLLAYFDENQEFFLVQEYVDGHTLSEELIPGQPWNEGQVIQMLLEVLGILEFVHQQGVIHRDIKPDNIIRRAADYRLVLVDFGAVKQLRSPLVTVGAQLTATVAIGTPGYMPTEQGQGKPRPNSDIYSLGIIAIQALTGVPAKQLQEDPNTGEILWQHFLPVNYRLAEILSKMVRYHFKDRYQTATEALQACRELMNLASGYSLPSEAPQQVIYQIPKSLPSQVFSQHTVAVAPANPVVSKSIRRESNKPDPLPLVIGILLAGGAAALVTNLYPNVKNLTANWTGNDRTLGNKCLAVVVANSNIRSEPSAINSDNILKTVGDNSQFDVTGKRTKRGWIELKLKSGRLAWAHSEVITNNDNWISCLRDQGISVQTVDDSSLITSIPVPKPQVKPIPVATSQLEISESEKTQAGQDQDKIVAQAREKFESGDLQGAIAILRSIPANAASGIKETVQIVNQWQNDWAKAEALANDINKAIDDGKWDQVLAYRDNPEKLPNIKYWQDKLEPMFKQASENAAKQVLSQEEKNSNENKPTSTQTPGATDKPASDL, translated from the coding sequence ATGATAGGCAAACTACTAGACCACCGATACCAAGTCATTCGCATCTTGGCGAAAGGAGGATTTGGTCAAACCTACATTGCCCAAGATACCAGGCGGCCAGGCAATCCCATCTGCGTTGTCAAACACCTTAAGTCCGCCAGCACTGACCCCAAAATTTTTGAAACGGCTAAACGTCTCTTCAACAGCGAGGCCGAAACTTTAGAGAAACTGGGTAATCATGACCAAATACCTAGGCTACTCGCTTATTTTGACGAAAATCAAGAATTTTTCTTAGTTCAAGAATATGTTGACGGACATACTCTGAGTGAGGAATTAATTCCGGGACAACCTTGGAATGAAGGCCAAGTCATCCAAATGTTGCTGGAAGTTCTGGGTATTTTAGAATTTGTCCATCAACAAGGTGTCATTCACCGCGACATTAAGCCAGATAATATTATCCGTCGCGCTGCTGATTATAGATTGGTTTTAGTAGACTTTGGGGCAGTTAAACAATTAAGATCACCTTTAGTGACGGTTGGCGCACAACTCACGGCGACAGTAGCGATTGGTACACCCGGCTATATGCCTACAGAACAAGGACAAGGCAAACCCCGTCCTAATAGTGATATTTATTCTCTGGGTATTATTGCTATTCAAGCTTTAACGGGAGTACCAGCCAAGCAATTACAAGAAGATCCGAATACTGGTGAAATTCTCTGGCAGCATTTCCTGCCTGTTAACTACCGCTTGGCAGAAATTCTCAGCAAGATGGTACGTTATCACTTTAAAGACCGCTACCAAACTGCTACGGAAGCACTGCAAGCCTGTAGAGAGTTGATGAATCTTGCCTCTGGATATTCTCTGCCTTCAGAGGCTCCTCAACAGGTTATTTACCAAATTCCTAAGTCTCTCCCCTCTCAAGTATTTTCACAGCACACCGTGGCTGTCGCACCCGCTAATCCGGTGGTTTCTAAATCTATTCGCAGAGAGTCTAACAAACCTGATCCATTGCCTTTGGTAATTGGCATCTTATTAGCAGGTGGTGCAGCAGCTTTGGTGACAAATTTATATCCAAATGTGAAAAATTTAACTGCTAATTGGACAGGGAACGATCGCACATTGGGAAACAAATGCTTGGCTGTAGTGGTGGCTAATTCTAATATCCGCTCTGAACCTAGTGCAATTAATTCTGATAATATTTTGAAAACTGTTGGTGATAATAGCCAATTTGATGTTACTGGCAAGCGCACAAAACGGGGTTGGATTGAACTGAAACTCAAGTCTGGACGTTTGGCCTGGGCGCATTCCGAAGTTATTACTAATAATGACAATTGGATTTCTTGCTTGAGGGATCAAGGTATTTCTGTGCAAACGGTAGATGATAGTTCTTTAATTACATCTATCCCTGTTCCGAAACCGCAAGTTAAACCTATTCCTGTTGCTACTTCTCAGCTAGAAATATCAGAATCTGAAAAAACCCAAGCTGGTCAGGATCAGGATAAAATTGTCGCACAAGCTAGAGAGAAGTTTGAGTCTGGAGATTTGCAAGGTGCGATCGCTATACTGAGATCAATACCTGCCAATGCTGCATCAGGAATCAAGGAAACTGTTCAGATTGTTAATCAATGGCAGAATGATTGGGCAAAGGCTGAAGCACTGGCTAATGATATCAATAAAGCTATTGATGATGGTAAATGGGATCAAGTTTTAGCTTATCGAGATAATCCTGAAAAATTACCCAATATTAAATACTGGCAAGACAAGTTAGAACCAATGTTTAAACAAGCATCTGAAAATGCGGCTAAACAGGTTCTTTCTCAGGAAGAGAAGAATAGTAATGAAAATAAACCGACTTCTACACAAACTCCAGGTGCTACAGACAAGCCAGCTAGTGATTTGTAA
- a CDS encoding DUF3007 family protein — MRRIDAIGIALGIFVAGGLAYAGLQLVGLDGQKAGIWSQVLLVFGLLGWLSTYLFRAGSKKMTYHQQREEYEKAFLQKRLDELTPEELAKIQAEIESGN, encoded by the coding sequence ATGCGACGCATTGATGCAATCGGAATTGCTTTGGGGATTTTTGTGGCTGGTGGCTTGGCCTATGCGGGATTACAGCTAGTCGGGTTAGATGGACAAAAAGCTGGAATTTGGAGTCAGGTTTTACTGGTTTTTGGGTTGTTGGGCTGGTTGTCCACATATCTTTTCCGAGCAGGTAGCAAAAAAATGACCTACCATCAACAACGGGAAGAGTATGAAAAGGCGTTCTTACAAAAGCGACTAGATGAACTCACTCCTGAAGAATTAGCAAAAATTCAAGCTGAAATTGAATCAGGCAATTAG
- the trpA gene encoding tryptophan synthase subunit alpha, with the protein MTAISRCFETLRRNQECALIPFITAGDPDLETTAKALQVLDRSGADIIELGVPYSDPLADGPVIQAAATRALAKGTTLDQVLAMLQATTPSLKAPIILFTYYNPILHRGIDKFLQQIKAAGVAGLVVPDLPLEEAAGLLKPASEMEIDLTLLVAPTSSTERIEAIARASQGFIYLVSVTGVTGMRSQMESRVSDLLTQIRSVTDKPIGVGFGISDIEQAHQVREWGADAAIVGSAIVKRLAEGTPEQGLDAIAQFCQNLKTAITTTS; encoded by the coding sequence ATGACTGCAATTTCTCGTTGTTTTGAAACTTTAAGACGGAATCAAGAGTGCGCTCTGATTCCGTTTATTACTGCTGGTGATCCTGATTTGGAAACAACAGCTAAGGCTTTACAAGTTTTAGATCGCTCTGGAGCCGACATAATTGAGTTGGGTGTTCCTTATTCTGATCCTTTGGCTGATGGGCCTGTGATTCAAGCAGCTGCTACCCGTGCATTGGCAAAGGGTACTACTTTAGATCAGGTGCTGGCGATGTTGCAAGCAACTACTCCTAGTTTAAAAGCACCAATTATTTTATTTACGTATTACAACCCGATTTTACACCGGGGAATTGATAAGTTTCTTCAGCAAATTAAGGCCGCTGGTGTAGCAGGTTTGGTAGTTCCTGATTTACCTTTGGAAGAGGCAGCAGGGTTATTAAAACCAGCAAGTGAGATGGAGATTGATTTAACTCTGTTGGTAGCTCCTACTAGCTCTACTGAGAGGATAGAAGCGATCGCACGTGCTTCCCAAGGATTTATTTACTTGGTGAGTGTGACAGGTGTAACAGGAATGCGATCGCAAATGGAAAGCCGAGTTTCCGATTTACTCACACAAATTCGCTCTGTCACAGATAAACCCATCGGCGTAGGCTTTGGAATTTCTGACATTGAACAAGCGCATCAAGTCCGAGAATGGGGTGCAGATGCAGCAATTGTGGGTAGTGCTATAGTCAAGCGTTTAGCAGAAGGGACACCGGAACAAGGATTAGATGCGATCGCTCAATTTTGCCAAAATCTGAAGACAGCAATCACAACTACCTCTTGA
- a CDS encoding Fic family protein, producing MGNKIKTLPILPITQYPMLLSSSQLYEQFIEQVISLSQEKEFSLTAVISNYVSMNYQLKLEQIDKLKVWLDDFRPFDTTIIAELKKLYDIRFTYNSNAIEGNTLTQSETELVLTKGITIGGKTLDEHLEVIGHKEAIDYIESLAQKDTVINEWEIKQIHNLILRKINPDEAGCYRMLDVMAAGTNYLYPPHYLLSQLMADFVIWLNSDASLTLHPVEYATMAHYRFVSIHPFRDGNGRTARLLMNLLLIRAGYPIVVINNQIRNDYINALAYGQQNQDNLDRLFDLVCDAVITSLVETLRLLVTASSSREKGQVFYQEITDFIDNYLR from the coding sequence ATGGGGAATAAAATCAAAACATTACCCATTTTACCCATTACCCAATACCCCATGCTACTGTCTTCTTCTCAACTCTACGAGCAGTTTATTGAACAGGTAATTAGTTTAAGTCAAGAAAAAGAATTTTCATTGACTGCTGTAATAAGTAACTATGTGAGCATGAATTATCAGCTTAAATTAGAGCAAATAGACAAGCTAAAAGTTTGGTTGGATGACTTTAGACCGTTTGATACCACAATTATCGCGGAACTCAAAAAGCTGTATGATATCCGCTTTACTTATAACTCTAATGCCATTGAAGGGAATACTTTAACTCAAAGTGAAACCGAGTTAGTGTTAACTAAAGGGATTACAATTGGCGGTAAAACTCTTGATGAGCATTTAGAGGTGATTGGACATAAGGAAGCGATTGACTATATTGAGAGTTTAGCCCAAAAAGATACAGTAATTAATGAATGGGAAATTAAACAAATTCACAATCTAATCCTGAGAAAGATTAACCCTGATGAAGCGGGTTGTTATCGAATGCTGGATGTAATGGCAGCAGGAACAAATTATCTTTATCCTCCCCATTATTTACTATCTCAATTAATGGCAGATTTTGTAATTTGGCTCAATTCAGACGCTTCTTTAACACTCCATCCAGTAGAATATGCAACAATGGCTCATTATCGTTTTGTCTCGATCCATCCTTTTCGGGATGGGAATGGGAGAACGGCTAGATTATTAATGAATTTACTCTTAATTCGTGCAGGGTATCCCATTGTGGTGATTAATAATCAAATTCGCAATGATTATATTAACGCTTTGGCTTATGGACAACAAAACCAAGATAATTTAGATCGGCTTTTTGATTTGGTTTGTGATGCTGTTATAACTTCATTGGTGGAAACTTTAAGATTATTAGTAACTGCAAGTAGTAGTAGAGAAAAGGGGCAGGTTTTTTATCAAGAAATTACTGATTTTATTGATAACTATTTGAGGTAA
- the ndhL gene encoding NAD(P)H-quinone oxidoreductase subunit L — protein MVVALLYLILAGAYLLVIPMAVMLYLKLRWYTASSVERVFMYFLVFFFFPGLLLLSPIANFRPRRRQIV, from the coding sequence ATGGTTGTAGCGCTACTATATCTAATTTTGGCCGGAGCTTATCTTCTGGTAATCCCAATGGCTGTAATGCTTTATCTAAAGCTGCGGTGGTATACGGCTAGTTCTGTTGAACGTGTGTTCATGTACTTTTTAGTGTTCTTCTTCTTTCCGGGTTTGTTGCTGCTTTCGCCCATTGCGAATTTTCGACCCCGGCGCAGACAAATTGTTTAA